The Amblyraja radiata isolate CabotCenter1 chromosome 1, sAmbRad1.1.pri, whole genome shotgun sequence genome contains a region encoding:
- the gprin3 gene encoding G protein-regulated inducer of neurite outgrowth 3 codes for MGTIAGDVDAQTVQGLVVGGEDPGGSSWTNSQQKPVSPDHQKALGSCPETNVAVTSSTLTPSAPGQAEDDECRGVEGEQISAAIATADSRDGTGQLTIAPRIQVESGTDGQQIKCVAAGQLSQLTSDVDKEPKASNGQHTKCVDTGPPGTDGQWTKDVDIGPLGTVGHQTTGEDTKPPPGFDGQRTKCMDTEPAGTDGQRTKCMDTEPAGTDGQRTKCMDTEPAGTDGQRTKCMDTEPAGTDGQRTKCMDTEPAGTDGQRTKCMDTEPAGTDGQRTKCMDTGPPGKEGHWTKDMDTKPVETDGQLTKDVDTGSPVTDGQQSKGLDSGPPGNGGQWTKGVDARSLGFDGQLTKAVDTGPPGTNDQQTMGVGTGPNRNDSHRTKGGDTKPPGADGQQPKGIDTKSSGADNHCSKGTDASPSGIDGQQAKKVDKEPPGTDGQWTKGKDTESPGSDGQQAKGVNTGSPGPVDQQTKGMDTGPPGTDNNLASGGNRGPTIPHGQKAKTLDIRVSRAEGEWTMDGESGSSGTDGHRTMALDAVPFGAKNVETHSQYLAGNEKGSEPDQEIGLDLHRQKASQIQKPEQGVIERGEGEDIGSKNDPAVKYALPANGSGKITEAESKAENCEQQLGSGKKGDAITKTSPDSPEEVHGLQIASKGNEPSTHNSSAEQQPPVQPLGTEPNQKGKCQQNESRFKDAETMTTQSPASNWGKSCRDAEVQAVLQSFQCKSTATSPKSPVPGLAGSLLSHCQGAVIDSTESSSSKLYAASDHMVCISDAQQDSEQLKITCTFTEGSDQLSITCELGEETPGVESHGGNKQNKQESLKGPDYHQVTMTSNKSIGRPVTEVPESGQEQSQAIINQSKPIGTGPLQLKAEADCSNTASMLHQGPKRSKNACDDGGNSEQSYINNRLRQKPSHLTTPYCVAEASVHHSDAACSNNKYDELETILHNTSQLSVAADVNAEVLPHGSIKEFEQSKKALSRPSSQPRDIHNESDELKIGSDFSKPTKSSNFTEDIQKVCDTSPIINIADKDCRSLKMAGDRMTSSVQSQDVLREHVQLKHHDLKEESKHSKDGINKITVHPQATRDAGAESGQSRSPYNISEETNDPDTAQNTRRASHLSKDTHVINQRLDQSQTACDAKKESNQLKTDLKNGKESGQPISSSDNCKGLARSKAGDVTKKQSVPSKNTHRASKQSDRCKSGKAKKTIDVQVKQEQVASDAGKEKNVRDVVWDEQGMTWEVYGASLDPESLGFAIQCHLQRQIVEYEKQILGNNQSKRSASINATPGSNNPNKRRQQNIFMTVLQNMRSPQCCVRPEPSSVID; via the coding sequence ATGGGGACAATAGCAGGAGATGTGGATGCACAGACAGTGCAAGGactggtggtgggcggtgaagacCCTGGAGGAAGTTCCTGGACCAACAGTCAACAGAAACCAGTATCTCCAGACCATCAGAAGGCGCTGGGTTCGTGCCCTGAGACAAACGTGGCCGTCACCAGTTCCACTCTCACTCCCAGCGCGCCCGGCCAAGCTGAGGACGATGAGTGCAGAGGAGTGGAAGGGGAACAGATCAGTGCAGCGATTGCCACGGCCGACAGCCGGGACGGCACAGGCCAGTTAACAATAGCCCCGAGAATACAGGTGGAAAGTGGGACAGACGGCCAGCAGATCAAGTGTGTGGCCGCAGGTCAACTTAGTCAATTGACCAGCGATGTGGACAAAGAACCTAAGGCATCAAATGGTCAACACACCAAGTGTGTGGACACTGGACCTCCTGGGACTGATGGTCAATGGACCAAGGATGTTGACATAGGACCACTTGGGACTGTTGGTCATCAGACTACAGGTGAAGACACAAAACCTCCTCCTGGGTTTGATGGTCAACGGACCAAGTGTATGGACACAGAACCTGCTGGGACTGATGGTCAACGGACCAAGTGTATGGACACAGAACCTGCTGGGACTGATGGTCAACGGACCAAGTGTATGGACACAGAACCTGCTGGGACTGATGGTCAACGGACCAAGTGTATGGACACAGAACCTGCTGGGACTGATGGTCAACGGACCAAGTGTATGGACACAGAACCTGCTGGGACTGATGGTCAACGGACCAAGTGTATGGACACAGAACCTGCTGGGACTGATGGTCAACGGACCAAGTGTATGGACACAGGACCTCCTGGGAAGGAAGGTCACTGGACCAAGGATATGGACACAAAACCTGTTGAGACTGATGGTCAGTTGACGAAGGATGTGGACACAGGGTCCCCTGTGACTGATGGTCAACAGTCCAAGGGTTTGGACTCGGGACCACCTGGGAATGGTGGTCAGTGGACCAAAGGTGTAGATGCAAGATCTCTTGGTTTTGATGGTCAGTTGACCAAGGCCGTGGatactgggccacctggaactaaTGATCAACAGACCATGGGTGTGGGCACAGGACCTAATAGGAATGATAGTCATCGGACCAAGGGTGGAGATACAAAACCTCCTGGGGCTGATGGCCAACAGCCCAAGGGTATTGACACAAAATCTTCTGGGGCTGATAATCATTGCAGCAAGGGTACAGATGCCTCACCGTCTGGAATAGATGGTCAACAGGCCAAGAAAGTGGATAAAGAACCTCCTGGGACTGATGGTCAATGGACAAAAGGCAAGGATACAGAATCTCCTGGGTCTGATGGTCAACAGGCCAAGGGTGTGAACACGGGGTCTCCTGGGCCGGTTGATCAACAAACGAAAGGTATGGACACAGGGCCTCCTGGGACTGATAATAATTTGGCCAGTGGTGGAAATAGAGGACCTACCATACCTCATGGTCAGAAAGCAAAGACTTTGGACATACGAGTGTCTAGAGCCGAGGGTGAATGGACCATGGATGGGGAATCTGGATCTTCTGGGACTGATGGTCATCGGACAATGGCTTTGGATGCAGTACCTTTTGGAGCAAAAAATGTGGAGACCCACAGTCAATATCTAGCAGGAAATGAGAAGGGTTCAGAACCGGATCAAGAGATAGGACTGGACTTGCACCGCCAGAAGGCTTCCCAGATCCAAAAACCTGAACAGGGCGTAATtgaaagaggagagggagaggacatTGGCAGTAAGAATGACCCAGCAGTAAAGTATGCTTTACCTGCCAACGGAAGTGGAAAAATCACCGAGGCTGAATCTAAAGCTGAAAACTGTGAGCAGCAACTGGGGTCTGGAAAGAAGGGAGATGCCATTACCAAAACAAGCCCAGATTCACCTGAAGAAGTTCATGGACTGCAGATTGCATCAAAGGGAAATGAACCATCCACCCACAACAGCAGCGCAGAACAGCAGCCACCCGTGCAACCATTGGGTACCGAGCCAAACCAAAAGGGAAAATGCCAACAAAATGAGTCCAGATTTAAGGATGCAGAGACAATGACGACCCAGTCTCCAGCTTCCAACTGGGGTAAGTCCTGCCGGGATGCTGAGGTCCAGGCAGTTCTGCAGAGCTTTCAGTGTAAGTCAACTGCAACCAGTCCCAAGAGCCCAGTGCCCGGGTTGGCAGGGAGTTTACTGAGTCATTGCCAGGGAGCTGTGATAGACTCTACAGAGAGCAGTTCCTCCAAACTCTACGCAGCCAGTGATCACATGGTGTGCATCAGTGATGCTCAACAGGACTCGGAACAACTGAAGATCACTTGCACATTCACAGAGGGCTCAGACCAGTTGAGTATCACTTGTGAACTTGGTGAGGAGACACCGGGAGTGGAATCACATGGAGGTAACAAGCAAAATAAGCAGGAATCCCTGAAAGGACCAGATTATCATCAGGTAACAATGACCAGTAACAAGAGTATTGGGCGGCCAGTTACTGAAGTTCCAGAATCTGGACAGGAGCAATCTCAGGCTATCATTAATCAATCAAAACCCATTGGAACTGGACCCTTGCAGCTCAAAGCAGAAGCTGACTGTTCAAATACCGCTTCAATGCTGCACCAAGGACCTAAGCGGTCAAAGAATGCTTGTGATGATGGTGGGAATTCCGAACAATCATATATAAATAATAGGTTGAGACAAAAGCCTTCCCACCTCACCACGCCATATTGTGTAGCCGAGGCATCTGTGCACCACAGTGATGCTGCTTGCTCCAATAACAAATACGATGAATTGGAAACCATTCTCCACAATACAAGCCAATTAAGCGTTGCTGCTGATGTCAATGCAGAAGTTCTACCACACGGAAGCATTAAAGAATTTGAGCAATCAAAAAAAGCATTAAGCAGGCCATCTAGTCAACCAAGGGACATCCATAATGAGTCTGATGAATTGAAAATAGGCTCAGACTTTAGTAAGCCAACCAAATCCTCAAACTTTACTGAAGACATTCAGAAGGTATGTGATACATCACCAATTATTAATATAGCTGATAAGGATTGTAGATCATTGAAAATGGCTGGTGACAGGATGACTAGTTCTGTTCAATCGCAAGATGTACTAAGAGAGCATGTTCAGTTAAAACACCATGACCTCAAAGAGGAAAGCAAGCATTCTAAAGATGGTATCAACAAAATAACCGTCCATCCACAAGCTACACGTGATGCTGGTGCAGAATCTGGTCAATCGCGGAGTCCGTACAATATCTCAGAGGAAACTAATGATCCAGACACTGCCCAGAACACAAGGAGAGCATCCCACCTATCGAAAGATACACACGTTATCAACCAGAGATTGGACCAGTCACAAACTGCTTGTGATGCCAAGAAAGAATCGAACCAATTGAAGACTGATTTGAAAAACGGCAAAGAATCTGGCCAGCCAATATCTTCGTCCGACAACTGTAAGGGACTAGCCCGATCGAAAGCAGGCGATGTTACAAAGAAGCAATCTGTGCCATCAAAGAATACTCACCGTGCCAGTAAGCAATCTGACCGCTGTAAGAGTGGGAAAGCAAAAAAGACGATCGATGTGCAAGTTAAACAAGAGCAGGTGGCCAGTGACGCAGGTAAAGAGAAGAATGTCCGTGACGTGGTCTGGGATGAGCAGGGAATGACCTGGGAGGTGTACGGAGCTTCCCTTGACCCTGAATCATTGGGATTTGCCATCCAGTGCCATCTACAGAGACAGATCGTTGAGTACGAGAAGCAAATCTTGGGAAACAACCAGAGCAAAAGATCAGCGTCTATAAACGCGACCCCTGGGAGCAATAACCCTAACAAACGGAGGCAGCAAAATATATTCATGACAGTTCTACAGAACATGAGGTCTCCACAATGCTGTGTTCGGCCAGAACCTTCATCTGTGATTGACTGA